In the Planctomycetaceae bacterium genome, GCAAGGCTTGCCAGATAGTCCACCAGCACGGCTTTTGTTTCCGGGGAAGAGTGCAGCAAAAAGTGCACCCAGGCCCAGGCTTCTGCATAGTCTTGTCGGGTGAGTTTCTGGAAATCATGTTTCAGTTCCAGTTGGAACAGGTTGGGACTCCATGGCCTGTCCGCTTCGGCAGCAGTCGCACGATATCGGCTCGTCAGTTGAGCGACGTGGTCCGCATGAATTCCGCCTGGAGTTGTTCCTTCGACTTCAAAATACTCGGCTAACCCTTCGTCAAGCCAAAGGGGTACCGTTTGGAGACTAGCATGCAGGACACCGTGGGTGAATTCATGTCGCAAATCCTCCATCATTCGAGGGCTTCGATAAGAATACACGGCCAGCTCACGGTTTGTACCGACGAAATAGGCGCGACGAGGAGGTAGCTGGCTCCACGTTGACTGCATGTAGTAGCGATAGGTGGATTCGTCGCTGAAAAGATAGAGAACAACAGGGTCACGCTGCGGGGGCAGTTGCAGTGTCTTGTTGATCTGAGTGTGCAGAGTGTTCAGTTCAGTCAGGATAGGATCATCAGCTTCGATGGGTGAGTCTGACTTGATGACGAAGTACCTGGTTGTGAATGAATGCTGAGATGGCTTGTCCGCAGAAAAAGTCGTCCTGGGTGTCAGTTGGCATCCCGCAGTCAGAATGAAACCAAACGCAACCAACAGCCACCCTCCCCAATAGCGTGTATTCGCCCGAATCGACCTGATTCGACGAACCGGTTGCGCACTGGAAGGTGGTAGACGCGTCTGCATTCCGAAGAGTAATCAAGCAATATCTGAAGGCAGGATGGAACGACCCGTTTCGCTCGACTGTTGTTGGTGGCACAAGCGAGTGCTCTGAGGCAGGAGTCGAATCGTGGCAGAACAGGACCATTCGATCAAGCCACGTTGATCCATCCGAATACAGATGCGAACAATAGGATGAATAGGCAGTTTGCTTGGGTTGTTCGATCTGCGTAGATTGCCTGCGCCGTGTGGAATTCTTTCATTCGCATGAGTGAATTTAAAAGTCCATCGGAAAACGAACCCATTTTTTTGGGCCAGCGCCGGACCGACTGATGCGTTCGACATC is a window encoding:
- a CDS encoding DUF1570 domain-containing protein, producing MVAFGFILTAGCQLTPRTTFSADKPSQHSFTTRYFVIKSDSPIEADDPILTELNTLHTQINKTLQLPPQRDPVVLYLFSDESTYRYYMQSTWSQLPPRRAYFVGTNRELAVYSYRSPRMMEDLRHEFTHGVLHASLQTVPLWLDEGLAEYFEVEGTTPGGIHADHVAQLTSRYRATAAEADRPWSPNLFQLELKHDFQKLTRQDYAEAWAWVHFLLHSSPETKAVLVDYLASLANSSTAPRLMPLVEKSIPSYFDALRRHVANGGISPSMLAADTAEFVSPAGFQQETSESQSSEMTTKSPEPALDSETETRTADTAPPDTAPPDDPALESAATPDTTVTPAASETPDTPSASPSESNTAAVQPPNPA